A portion of the Glycine max cultivar Williams 82 chromosome 10, Glycine_max_v4.0, whole genome shotgun sequence genome contains these proteins:
- the LOC100789837 gene encoding uncharacterized protein, with protein sequence MQATSLCSHMFLSYPLPANLLQRSAPHKLFSDGTTTRRSLIYASKRDPFGHHYDGNLVDENMILLRMRIREIEMVEMKGKATSDWTVWEKKYFAENYGSDVCEAVGLLQRVLMNTRPSFALGMLALVMLSMSISTLQVGFHLIEFAKGII encoded by the coding sequence atgCAAGCAACCTCTCTATGCTCCCATATGTTTCTATCATACCCTCTTCCAGCCAATTTGTTGCAGCGTAGTGCACCACACAAGTTGTTCAGTGATGGCACCACCACTCGTAGGAGTTTAATCTATGCATCAAAAAGAGACCCTTTTGGGCACCATTATGATGGAAATTTGGTGGATGAGAACATGATCCTTCTTAGAATGCGAATTCGTGAGATTGAGATGGTGGAAATGAAGGGTAAAGCTACTTCGGATTGGACCGTATGGGAGAAGAAGTATTTTGCTGAGAATTATGGTTCGGATGTATGTGAAGCAGTTGGATTGTTGCAAAGAGTGTTAATGAACACCAGACCTTCTTTTGCATTGGGTATGCTAGCTCTTGTCATGCTAAGCATGTCCATCTCAACGTTGCAAGTTGGGTTTCATTTAATAGAATTTGCCAAGGGAATCATATGA
- the LOC100790894 gene encoding probable ribose-5-phosphate isomerase 2, which produces MAIPYPHFIATEKAAMDAGLLHPSSPSVILTQDDLKKIAAYKAVEYVESGMVLGLGTGSTAKHAVDRIGELLRQGKLKDIVGIPTSTKTHEQALSLGIPLSDLDAHPAIDLAIDGADEVDPFLNLVKGRGGSLLREKMVEGACKKFIVIVDESKLVNYLGGSGLAMPVEVIKFCWRFTAARLQKLFEEAGCVARLRTFGEKEKEEPYVTDNGNFIVDLYFERSIGDLKAASDAILQLAGVVEHGMFLDMATTVIVAGELGLTVKNK; this is translated from the coding sequence ATGGCCATTCCCTACCCCCATTTCATCGCCACCGAGAAAGCCGCCATGGACGCCGGCCTCCTCCACCCCTCCTCCCCCTCCGTCATCCTCACCCAAGACGATTTGAAGAAAATCGCCGCCTACAAGGCCGTCGAGTACGTGGAGTCCGGCATGGTCCTCGGCCTAGGCACCGGCTCCACCGCCAAGCATGCCGTCGACCGCATCGGCGAGCTCCTCCGCCAGGGCAAGCTCAAGGACATCGTCGGAATCCCCACCTCCACAAAAACCCACGAACAAGCCCTCTCCCTCGGGATCCCCCTCTCCGATCTCGACGCCCACCCCGCCATCGATCTCGCCATCGACGGCGCCGACGAGGTCGACCCCTTCCTCAACCTCGTCAAGGGCCGTGGCGGCTCCCTCCTCCGAGAAAAAATGGTCGAAGGCGCATGCAAGAAGTTCATCGTCATCGTTGATGAGTCCAAGCTCGTAAACTATTTGGGGGGTAGTGGGTTGGCCATGCCCGTTGAGGTTATTAAGTTCTGTTGGAGGTTCACCGCGGCGAGGTTGCAGAAGCTTTTTGAGGAGGCTGGGTGCGTTGCCAGGCTCAGAACTTTTggggagaaggagaaggaggagcCTTATGTGACGGATAATGGGAACTTTATTGTGGATTTGTATTTCGAGAGGAGTATTGGGGATTTGAAGGCTGCTAGTGATGCTATTTTGCAGCTTGCTGGGGTTGTGGAGCATGGCATGTTTCTTGATATGGCTACCACTGTTATTGTTGCAGGGGAGCTCGGGTTGACGGTCAAGAACAAGTAG
- the LOC100789312 gene encoding uncharacterized protein LOC100789312, with the protein MPSISLVNSSPILFHPFSPSKPCSKGKKTNSFAPIKGSMRGSADQNFSGRLVDEGMIILRKRIHEMNMIERNYEPPSDWMDWEKRYYTKYDSIICEAVGVLQTQLMNTRPSLALGAMALVAISVPTSSAVLFFHLFELAKAVLAAAHLG; encoded by the coding sequence ATGCCATCCATATCTTTGGTCAATTCCTCACCAATATTATTCCATCCATTTTCACCCTCCAAGCCATGTTCTAAAGGCAAGAAAACGAATTCGTTTGCTCCAATTAAGGGTTCCATGAGAGGATCAGCGGATCAGAACTTCAGTGGAAGGTTGGTGGATGAGGGCATGATCATACTGAGGAAGAGGATCCATGAGATGAACATGATAGAGAGGAACTATGAGCCACCATCGGATTGGATGGATTGGGAGAAGCGGTATTATACCAAGTATGACTCCATCATATGTGAAGCAGTGGGAGTTTTGCAGACCCAGTTGATGAATACTAGGCCAAGTTTGGCCCTTGGAGCCATGGCTTTGGTTGCAATCAGTGTTCCAACTTCTTCTGCTGtgcttttctttcatttgtttGAGTTGGCCAAGGCTGTTTTGGCTGCGGCTCATCTTGGCTAG